The following DNA comes from Diceros bicornis minor isolate mBicDic1 chromosome 12, mDicBic1.mat.cur, whole genome shotgun sequence.
AGGAACAGGTCGCTGGAGCGTTCCTAAATTGGAAGCACAGCCACCGGGACCCGCAGACAGAACGCCATCCACCAAGAACACAACTTCCGGCACTCCGGCGCCCGCGGCACTAGGCTCCTCCCCTCCACTTCCGGTCGGAGATCCCCGCTCGCGAGGTTCCGCCCCACAGGAGGTCAGAAACCTGGGGCGAGGTCAAGACTGCGCCTGCGTGACGTGCCGGAGGCGGGGCCTGGCGGTAGGGGCCAGGGGGCCCGGAAAAGCTGGCGCTGGACTAAGCACTGGAATGGCTGCTGCGACGGCTGCTGCTGGGGCGGTGGGTGTCTGACCCCGACCGCAGACGACCCCAGGGATGGGCCAGCGGCTGTGAGGTGAGAGCCCTGCCCTCGCTGCGCCCTGGCGGAGCCTGGCCGGGAACGCGGGCCCCGAGGGCGACGCCGGCGGGGAGGCCCGCGGTGGGGCGGATGGGTGGGGCCGCGGGGGCCGCGGTCTCCGCGGGGACCCGCCCTCCTCTGGTCGGGGACCCAGGCCCCGAGGCGGCTTGGGGTGGGCGGCGGGAGCCGAGAGTGGGCCCGGCCTGAGAGAGGAGGCAGTGCCCCGGTGCCGATTCCTGTCTGGGGTGGGACCGCAGCACCTGTGACGACGGATGTCGTGTGCGGAGCGGCCCCGTGGGAAGGGCGACGGGAATGGGGCATCCGCGGGGCTGCTGCCCGTGTCGGGCTCTGCCTTGTGGGGCGGTGAGGAGCGCTCACTTTTTGTGCCGGCTCCTGTTGGTTTTCCCTCCGCGTCCACCCCCATCCCTCACTGCAGAGGGCAGAGGTCATGTCTGTCCTGTTTACTGTCATCCTGCGCAGCAGCACGTGGGAGGCGCTCACAACAGTGAGGAATACGTGGGGAGCAGGGTGGGCTCTGGAAAGAGCTTTGGAGCTAGTCTGTGTAGGTTCCAGACTTGGTCCCACCCATTATTAGCTTGGAGACCTTGGGCGAGTCCCTTAATCTCGTAGCTTTGGCTTCCTTATTGAAAGGGGCTGTAATAGGGTAGCCTTGCCGGTCTGCAGTAGAAGGGTTAGAGGTGCACAGTAGAGCACCTACACTGGGCTGCACATGCAGCTgttcagtgcaggggagttgTTATTTTCGTGTCATCTCCCAAGAAGGTTCTCCAGTTCACTAAGCATGTCCTCTGCCAGACTGTGCCAGGCGTTGGGTACACAGAGATGAATAACCTTGCTGCTGCCTTTGACGAGCTCACAGTTCATAGAGTGAGATAGTCACAAGTAGACAATAGCAGACTTTCCAGTGTGTGCTATGATATGCTATGATCAGGGTGTATACCCAAGCTGTGGAGGACAGGTCCCTAAGCCCAACCTGGAGGTCCAAGGGGGGCGTTCTAGAAGAGAAGAAGCCTGAACTGAGTCTTGAAAGCAGAGTGAATGCAAGGTGGAAGGAGATTCCAGGCAGAGTGAACGGCGAGAGCAAAGCATGGCAGCATAGAGCATAGTGCCTGCTGAGAACCTCCAGCAGCTTGGCATTCCTTAGAGATTAATCAGGTGTGAAGCTGGTTGTGAGACTGGAGAGGTAGGTAGGAGCCGGGTCATGGAGGATCTTGTGTGTCCTGGTGAAGAGGTTTTGACTTCAGTCTCTAACTTTGGGGAGCCAGCGAAAGATTTTAAGCAGGTTGGCGGCGTCAGATTTGagttttaaagaaatcattttagcTGGAGCTTGGTAGTAGATTTAAAGGGGCAAGGAGTCCAGTTGGGACATGAATGCCTTAAATTGCATGCCAGACTTTGTGCTTGTGTGCATTTTTATGGGTTGAGGATCCACTGCTTTCTTCAGATAATGAACAAGTATTTATATACAGCAATGGTCTAGTGATGATGCCGGGGCCCTGTTAGAGACGTGGGTGAGAGAACTCTTCAGGCGGTGTATTCAGTGAGTTTTGGTGCCTGATTGAATGTGGAGCCTGGAGGACAGTGAGGGGTGGATGATTTCCTGGTTTCTACcagaaataatataatttactgacagggagaggagaggagaggagcagaTAGGGAGGGGAAGCTGAGGGGTTCCATTTTAGGCATTTTTGCATTTGATGAATCTGGAACATCCAGATGATCATCAGTATCTTTAGCCTCATTTCTATGCATGAATAATTTAGAGACAAGAATGATTTGCTTAAGAACATGCCCCAAATAGCAGCAGATATCAAAGACGTTAATAAATGCTTTTTTCCCACTGGGCTCCTAGATTGATGACGAAAAGAAAGTAGTTGCAAAGGCTTTATGGTATAATGTGGTGATTTTCAAATCATTCTAGTATTCTAAGGATTTGAAGAGATGCTTCAGGATTTCACTAACAATAGaatcaaactttatttttaaatcacattttaaattgttatatatattgaaatatgtatttatatatacttaaaatataatGTGCTTAAATATGCTGTACACCATCATTTGAGCCCATCAGAGACCACTAACATGCTACTTTATGGTGCTAGGTTAACCTAGTTTTGTGCAGACCTGGAATAAAGCTCTCTTCCCATCTCTTTCTTACTGAGAAGTATCCTGTGATAGCCAGGCTATCATTTGCAACAAATTATTCACAGTGACTTCTAATCGGTCTCCCTCTTTTTACTCTTACCCTGTGTAGTTAGTCCTCTACCCGGCAGCCAGAGTCATCTTTCTAAAACAGAAATCTGATTGTATCACTtgactgctttttaaaaagcctCTAGAGTCTTCCCGTTAAACCCAAAATAAACCCCAAACTTTTGTCAGGGCCTCTGAGGCCTCCTGCGGATCCTTctcctcatccctcactctccctCATGCTCCTGCTCTAGTCCTGTTGGCCTCAGGCGTGTTCCCTCAGGACCTTTGTACTTGCTGTACTTTCTACCCAAAATGCTTTTCCTTCACGTCTGTGACTACCCTCACTTCGCTCAGGTCTTAACTCCCACTGCCTCAgagcatctttttctttctgaaatactCCCCCTTCCTTCGGTCACTTGTATCTCCTTAACTTGCTTTAGTTCCCCTCATAGCGATGATTGTTTCCTAACAATGTGTTTTATGTCTGGTTTTCTTGTGGGTCTGTCTCCTCTCTCTGAAAATGAGCTCCCTGAGGTCAGGggctttgtctgtcttgttcacggATGTATCCCTAGCACCTGGTGGGTGCTCACTGACCACTTAAGACTGAATCAGTGAATCAGAGTTCCTTGCTATTCCGCAGATTaagcaaaaatatagaaataagtgGGATGATGAGGCTGATTAAAAAGCTTGGGCTCAGGGGTAGGTCTTGGGTAAGTGGCTTAAGGTCAGACTCTAGTGAGTGGACTTACGGTGGGATCTCCAAATAGGATGGGAGAAACTGTTCCTTGAGCGCAGACATTCACTGACCACTCTACAACTTACCCATTCTTCTTCCTCCATCAGGTACCTTGGTTTTCTGACAAGAATTGACCATGTCAGAATGAAAGGAAGTGATCTGTGCAGACTGCTCTCTGTGGAACCTCTGAAGACAATAAATAGTGTTCAATTCTATTAGTAAGCAGATTCCCTTGTTCCTTCTGCAGAATCCAATCTTTGGTAAAAATTTGTTAGGTTATCTTAGTCATAAATCCTCTTGAAAGATGggtcacagtttcctcatctgtaaaatggagattataacCTACCTTCTGTAAGCCCCCTGAGGATCGGGGCCTAGAGCCCTGAGCATAGTATATGGCACAGACGAGACCCTTAGAAAACATGGGGAACAAATGAATGTGTCCCCATGttgctgtgaggataaaatgagacagTGTATTTGGAAGTACTTGAACTATGAAACATTGTGCAGGCTAGTTAATAATTTTCCAAGTATAATATATGTGCTTCCATGAAGTGGACAAGGAtaaatcattcatttaaaaaaagatatatgtaagACTGACTCTGGGAAACTTAAGGTCACTTCCTTCCCTGGCCTTACTGGAGCGAGGAGGAATGTTCTTATGTCAGCTTTTACCTAAAGATAGTTCCAAATTTCAAGAAAAATGCACATTTCTGAGAGGTACGTATGTCTTCTGTTCTTAGCCCGACCATTTACAGACCGTGAACCTGAGCCAGTCACTGAATCTCAGTATCTTGGTTGGTAAACTAATTTCACGTATTTTACTAACCTCTTGAATTGGTTAAAGAGAAGGAAGGCACTTGAATAGCTTGAGAACTAGAGGACATATGTCTGTTACTTCTGAGAACAGGGCTTTTCACACCTCTAGATATGACAAGAAGGTTTTTGCCTTTTTGGTTCATTGGATtagatttttgaaatttaaaaagaaagaaagaatgaaaaagaatagtATCCACATTTTGTGGTCaaaggaaaatatgttttaagTAAGAGGAATACACCATGGAACTGGAAGGAATTGATGCTTTTTATTCCTATTACGCATGAAgtgatttaaatttgtttttcttgatgtAACTAACTAACATTTGTTCTTCTAGGGGAGCTCCTCTGGATCAAGCTATGGTGGAAAATGTTtcggaaagggaaaaaaagacacagtAGTAGCAGTTCCCAAAGTAGTGAAATCAGTACTAAGAGCAAGGTAGGGGAGATGGAATTAGGAAGGAATCATAAAGCAGTGAGAATTTTGTTTCTTCTAACTGATACTGCATAAAGGATACTAACCATGGCAGACAGACCTCCTGATGTTCTTCAGACTAGGTGTGTTTTAACATTCATTTTTTGCAGTGGAGACACATTCTGTGCttgatttagttttattttgttttggtagATTTTCTGAAATTCTTAAATCCACTAACCTAGATGGGACAGGACCTATGAATGGTCTCATTGAAACAaacactgattttaaaattttttacatgATAGAAATTACAGGCAGTTAAAGATCTGTGGTGTGTGTGCATAACTGTAGTTCTATCTACTTTTCAGTGAGTTAGTTGGATCCTAAGGCAAATGCCATGATTAGAACCCTTGTGAAGTAGAGTATTTGAACGTGAAGGGACCTCAGAGTCCTGAGTCCTGGACCTGGTCCTGTGGTTCCCATGTTTTTACTACTACAGAGTGTTTTGTTCGTTTTCCACCCTTGTGAGCTCTGTTTTAAAAGACGTGTGCTCAGTGCTGGGACTCAGCGAGGCAGGAGAGGAGCCCACAGCACAGCATGAGGGAGTGCCCTGCCTCCAGGCGGATGCCTCACACTACCCCCTGGGTGCCACACTGAGTAGTAACGGCCACACCCCGGTGAATGAAAACACACGTGACAGCCATTTGGGATTTCCAGTCAGTGCTAGCACTGAGCTGATGTGCTAGTGAAAAGCAcagaaactggacattttaggaATCCTGTGCAGTCTTAGAGTGGGAAAATCAACAGTCTTCTTTATGGGTTTTGAACTCCCGAAGCCAGTCAAGAACCTCCCTGCTGTAGCCTTCCCCCCGTTACCTTAAGTGTGAGGACCCCAGCCTGGGAATCAGTGGTCTGGCCCAGCTGCTTGTTTTCTAGATTAGAAAGTGGATAAAGGAAGACATGATGACTTGCTGCTGGCAGAGCAGGACTAGAGCCCTGATTTTCTGATTCCTAAAGGACCTTGCTAACTCAGGCAAGTTGGGTGGTGGGGCGGGAGAGGTGCAGAAGGGACCACATGCCACAGAGTGAGGGTCTTATCCTGAAAATGATGGTGAGCCTCGAGTGGTTTCTAAGCAAAGTTGTGACTGTTAGATTTGTGTTTTAGGATGATGTAAGCTTTTGTTGTTGTATATTCTGAACATGGGAAAAATAGACCAGTTTCACCCTTCTTGTTCTCCTTGTTCAGAGGGTCACCAGGTACTGGTGTTTTCCTGTCTGGAGGGGTAGTTTGAAGCACAAAAACTCACTCTGTTACTCACTTTAGGAGTTGTGCTCATCCCAGAAGCCAGTCTGCATTTGTAACAGCATCTGAATTCCtactcccctccctccacccattGAATATataggttatttccagttttttagtACCACACAAACATTATGATGAACATCTCTATACATACAGCTCTGTTCTCATTTTAGATTAGATTCCAAGACATGCAATTATGAAAAAGGGAAGAAACACATTTAAGACTTGATACACTTTTGCATTCACCTTGATTCACTTCTTAAACGTTTAAAAAATTTGagtgtactttttaaatttaattttgatttgaAGTGCAAAAAAgtgactaaattttttttttataattttatttatttattcattttttcccccaaagccccagtagatagttgtatgtcatagctgcacatccttctagttgctgtatgtgggacgcggcctcagcatggctggagaagcggtacgtcggtgcgcgcccaggtgcgcgcccaggatccaaacccaggccgccagcagcggagcgcgcgcgcacttaactgctaagccacgggccggcccaaaaaaagtgactaaatttttttttttttgtgaggaagatcagccctgagctaacatctgccaatcctcctctttttgctgaggaagactggccctgggctaacatccgtgcccgtcttcctccactttatatgggactccgccacagcatggcttgacaagtggtgcgtcggtgcgcgtcagggatccgaaccctgggccgccgcagcggagcatgcacacttaacagctacgccactgggccggccccaaaagtgaCTAATGTTTGAATCAAAAGTTTTCATAGAATGTTATTTCTAAAGAAATTAAGCACATGGAGAGTATAAAATTCTGTAGCACAAACTATACTAACATGTAGGATTCTTTGTATTTTGCTTAACAATTTTGGTGGTTTTTCTTTGCAGTTCACCTTGATAGTTATGCTCTGCTCTGCAGGCAGCCTGTGTAGGCAGCCGAGGGCCAGTGCTGATCGGAGTAACTGCAGCTGCCATGGGACGGGAACCAGGTGGCCTGGATTAGAGAGTTAGGGTATTTACTAGGTGTAGCCTTGGGTAAATCACTTCACATCTCTGGCTCTGTGCTCATTGTTAAACAGGGTAACACTCCCTGCCTGCCTTCTGCACAGGGTGCTTTTTGAGTTCAGTGGAAATAACACGAAAGCAAGGTGTAGATTTTCAGATGTACCAGGCAACTTGTAAGGAGACAGAGGTAATGGCTTTGATTTAGACTGGGAATGTTGGCACGTGTATCCAGTACTGTGTTATGGGAAGAGCAGTTgggattatctgttttttgaaGTTCGTTATAGAATTTGTCTTTAGAAAAGTCTGTCACAGTCGATCTGCCTGAATAATTGAGCTGATTGTGTATGTGTTGATTCAACTGTGATAAGTAAataatttgaatgtttggtagagaaCTTGAGAAGATAGGGCTTCtaattatgtttatattttgtgtgtttgtctgttgttTCTCAGTCTGTAGATTCCAGCCTTGGGGGGCTTTCACGATCTAGCACTGTGGCCAGCCTCGATACCGATTCCACCAAAAGCTCAGGTACAGAAAAGGATGGGATCACTTATTGTCTAAGGCTTTTAAGTGATGTTCATGTAGTTTTACCATGGTAGCACAAGGAGTTCTTGAGTATTTggagttttctttctctcctctgccattttttttaagtttggttttttttgtgtgtgaggaagattggccctgagctaacatcccattgccaatcttcctctttttgcttgaggaagattgtctctgagctaacatccgtgccagtcttcctctattttttgtatgtgggacactgccacagcatgggtgtaggtctgcgcccaggatccgaacctgtgaaccctgggctgccagagcggagcgcgtgaacttaaccactgcgccactgggccagcccctctcctctgccatttttgacaagaGTTTAGAAATGGCCCGAGATCTGGTGGAACATGGGTTGGGGGTGTAAAGTGGTTGGTGAAAACCACTGCCTTGGTTTGCATGTTGGCAAACTGCTCTTAACTGGTACTAGAGCAAATGTGCCGAAAACATCATGGTAACAATTTAGAAGTTTCAAAATAGCTTTCTAAGAAATGGGGTGGCAGAGCATGAATTATGTTGTTTATGGGGTGTAAGACAGATGTCTCACTGACTAAAAGGATTAAGGAGCCATATACCCAGAGGTACACTAGCTCGTAAACATCAGGAGCACAGGGTAATTAAGGGTAGCCTCTATTACAGACCCTTGAAAACATTTATGCAGCCATCCAAAGTGAGTAGCTCTTTAGTAATCAAAAGGTGGCTTCTAACCCATGTATTAGCTAGTGTCTAATTGGAAATATACTATATTCATTTTCTTGTCTAAAATCCTTCCCCTTTTCCTTTCAGGATCATGGACCAGTCAGGCTATAAAaagtggtggtgggggaggggcggtgGAGAGAAGAAACATATGATGTAAAAGAGAATGTAGTAGTGTAAGGTCTATTATCTTTACTTCCAGAtgcctttaaaatattaaaaatgtggattttttttaatacataaacACAACCTAAAAGTAATCCCATAGCATTCCCTTCCCATGGCAGATGTCGTAAATACTTTGTGGTAATTTTGCATTGTATTTTATAGCACATGCATAGTTCTTCAACCTGTTAACATCTGTTATGCTAAAGGACTTCTTGTCCAGCATTATTCCTTCTACATTAAattgtctggggccggccccgtggcatagcggttaagtactcacgctccgctgttggcgacccgggttcagatcccgggctcgcactgaggcaccgcttgtcaggccatgctgtggcggcgtcccatataaagtggaggaagatgggcacggatgttagctcagagccagtcttcctcagcaaaaagaggaggattggcatggatgttagctcagggctgatcttcctcacacacacacaaaaaaattgtccAGTCTTTTCTGACTGAATGGTAGAGGTAGACCaggaaagaaagttaaaaattaacatggtaaagagggagaagaaaccaaaaaataattaaatgtcattatgcagtttAAAGGTGCTCAATCATTATCTAGTTGAcattttagttttcttgtttgttttgaaaTGAAGGATAGCAATACTTAATTTATTCCTATTGAGATTTTTATACATTTAGTATATTGTGAGTCACTGAGGAAAAGGTTAGTGAAATTTTAAGTTCTGTCTCATTACATCAAAAAATTTtgcattaaaacaatttttattgtTACTGAAGTTTAAGTTCTGATGACACAGTCTGTTTCCTATTTGGGAAGGGGTTGAGGATACCCTGTAATGCAGCTATTTCTTTTGAAGACTTActattacattttttcttttatctttaggACAAAGCAACAATAATTCAGATACCTGTGTAGAATTTCGAATAAAATACGTTGGTGCCATTGAGAAACTGAAAGTCTCGGAGGGAAAAAGTCTTGAAGGGCCACTAGACTTGATAAATTATATAGATGTTGCCCaggtaaaaaaacaacaaacaacattTCAATTAAGTTTCTATAGAGTAAGCTCATGGCTTTGGAGAGAGAGGTTTGCTCCTCCAGGTCTTCTCACTGTCTTATCTGAAGCCATGCTTTCATCACtgttaaaatatttactgagcgctGTGGTTGTAGGTGCTACAAGGTGCCATGGAGACCGAGTCGCACAGGAACACAGCATCACTGTTCCTTCCTTCAgtcctttttactttttctggGGCTGACTGACCTCCTTGTTTAAATGAGGAGCTGAGTGTGGTGACTGGTTACACACCAGAGGTTAGGCTTTTAAAACAGTCTGGCAAGACCTTACTATATCTCCATTGAACTAGTTTCAGCTCTCTGAATAATCTAATTCACAGTGGTGCTGACCTAACATATCTATGTATTTGTACCCCGTTTCCCACAAGAATTGAGGTGAGGTGGGTTTCAAAAATATATCCTGGTCaagaagataaataaatcaacatgaaggaaaattaagaatgaaaattAAGACAAATAAAAGGTGTGAGGTTAGTGTACAAAATATTATAAGGTCTTGATCCTGGCCAAGGTGGAAGTGGATGAACCAAAAGATTTAATACTATACAGTTAGTACGTTGCTTCCTGAGTTTCTAGAAAATGGAATTAAATGTCTTTGTGTTCATTAACAAAGGGATATTACTGCAATGGgaacagtcctttatcagttcATAGAGTATTGGTTGCTCTTAGGAATGTATGGTCTCTTAAACCATGGAGAATTCATTAAATACAACGTTTCATATCCTCATGAAAGTAAAAGTCATCTCTTCTGAGGGAAATCAGCAAATCTAATTTGCCATTTAACGGCGAATTCTTGGTAGTCTGGACTGACATAATTAGTATCCTGCGTTTAATTTGGAATTTAAAGTCGTTTCAACAATGTGCAAGCAACAACTAACTAATCTAAGTACTGTACTGAAAGGCTGCTAATAAAGTTTCCCCCGAAAACTCAGATTCTTTTGATTCTGATAAGGACTGGTCAATTTCTTATATCACCATAGAATTGGGGCTTCTTACAATTCCATTATTGACAATAGCATTACTATTACCCCATCTGTTGATCTTGGAATGCTTTCAACTACTGTGAGAAATGACTGGCAAGAGGTGACTAGAGCAGTGTGAGGATCAAAATTAAGGTGTCTGGACATAGCTCATTTACCATAATTTCTTTAACGTAGGCAAACGGTTCCACAAAAACATTCACAGTACGAAACATCTACTGATTGCCAAcaatatcttatttattttagaaaagacaaGTTAGGCAGTATTCTGACTTAGGAGATAAAACTGGATAATCTGCTAGGGAGAAACCATCAGGTATTGTGTGCTGTTCTACTTAATAGCTCCAAGTACTACTGGTATTTTTGAGAGCCTAATAACCACTCTTTAAGCACTGTTTACTTGCCTGAAGCCCTGGGGCATGGGGAGAACCAGACATATCTAACACTTGGGTAAGATATAGAACAGCTAAGAAAAATGGTTCTAGCAGCCGTGTTTCCTAATCATGTGCTGACGTTAGTATAagctttaagtatttttaaatctaaataaGACTTATTTTtcgaatgtaaatattttaacctCACTGGGATCTGTGAGAAGTATCTCAGTTTGTAATTAGGGTTAACACCAAGACAAGGGGATAGGACAATATTCATGGAGTGCATGGATCTGAACTTTGCTCAGATTTgtgaactgaagaaaaaaaaggggcaggggaggatttttctttggcctctttggagAGATTCTTGCCAGGCTGTTGTGTAATCCACAGTCTTGCAAAGGTTTGGGCCAGATACTAAAATTGACTAATCAAACTTAAGAATGTAACAATTTTTAATGTGTAtcatgtactttatttttattttaaagcaagaTGGAAAGTTGCCCTTCGTTCCTCTGGAGGAAGAATTTATTATGGGAGTTTCCAAGTATGGTATAAAAGTATCAACATCAGATCAGTATGTAAGTAACATAATTTATTAAGGAAAAACTGTGTTTTAGGTATTAGAGGCCACGGGTAGTCAGGTCTGCTCCTGCTTGCAGAGTGCTTGGTTTGTAAACCTTCCTGGCAGCTGGTCTCAGAAGTGACCCATTCTGTAGGGTCAGTGAATAGGGGCTTCCTTTTGCTTTTCCTGTGTGGTCGAGCACAAGCCAACACCCCCACTGCTGAAAATCCTAATGCATTTTCAGCTTAGGACTCCACACCAGTTCAGAGCAG
Coding sequences within:
- the ITGB1BP1 gene encoding integrin beta-1-binding protein 1, which translates into the protein MFRKGKKRHSSSSSQSSEISTKSKSVDSSLGGLSRSSTVASLDTDSTKSSGQSNNNSDTCVEFRIKYVGAIEKLKVSEGKSLEGPLDLINYIDVAQQDGKLPFVPLEEEFIMGVSKYGIKVSTSDQYDVLHRHALYLIIRMVCYDDGLGAGKSLLALKTTDASNEEYSLWVYQCNSLEQAQAICKVLSTAFDSVLTSEKS